One genomic window of Candidatus Pseudobacter hemicellulosilyticus includes the following:
- a CDS encoding sigma-54 dependent transcriptional regulator codes for MPKVLIIDDDRDICFLLNKFLMKHGYETQDSYTAKKALELLEEVPDFDLVLCDYRLEGMDGKTMLLKIKEKYPNLPVIIITGYNDLKTAVDVMKMGAFDYVTKPLFPEEILNTIQAALNQGAPAPAKAVSGAPSQNGAAETAERKEKKKPVNGNGDIIFGNSPVFQNIVEQISLVAPTDYSVIIYGESGSGKEAIAQEIHKRSKRSSFPFIAIDCGALSKELASSELFGHEKGSFTGAINQKAGSFELANGGTIFLDEIANLPYDVQVSLLRVIQERKMRRVGGTRDISLDVRIIIASNERLWDAAQKGKFREDLFHRFNEFTIEVPPLRQRREDILVFGRHFLTKANEGLSKNIKGFSPEVEEIFRNYVWHGNLRELKNVVKRAALLTDGDWVEVRSLPFEISNYRKLLFEHAGEMPQPVMQEPSMAPQHYAAPQAPETTPLIPALKRPITENSLKEASIDLEYEMILKALKQTNFNKSKAAKLLNIDRKTLYNKIKLYQELNNR; via the coding sequence ATGCCTAAAGTTCTAATTATTGATGATGACCGCGATATCTGTTTCTTGCTTAACAAATTCCTGATGAAGCATGGCTACGAGACCCAGGATTCCTATACCGCCAAGAAGGCGTTGGAATTGCTGGAAGAAGTGCCTGACTTCGACCTGGTGCTTTGTGATTACCGCCTGGAAGGTATGGACGGTAAAACAATGCTGCTGAAGATCAAGGAAAAATATCCTAACCTGCCGGTGATCATCATCACGGGGTACAACGACCTGAAAACGGCCGTGGACGTCATGAAAATGGGCGCCTTCGACTATGTGACCAAGCCGCTGTTCCCTGAAGAGATCCTGAATACCATTCAGGCGGCCCTGAACCAGGGCGCCCCTGCGCCGGCCAAGGCTGTCAGCGGAGCCCCCTCCCAGAACGGTGCTGCGGAAACCGCCGAGCGAAAGGAAAAGAAGAAACCTGTCAACGGCAATGGCGATATCATCTTTGGTAACAGCCCCGTGTTCCAGAATATTGTAGAGCAGATCAGCCTGGTAGCGCCTACTGATTACAGTGTGATCATCTATGGCGAAAGCGGCAGTGGCAAAGAAGCTATCGCCCAGGAGATCCATAAGCGCAGCAAACGCAGCAGTTTCCCCTTCATCGCCATTGATTGCGGCGCCCTGAGCAAGGAACTGGCCAGCAGTGAGCTGTTTGGTCACGAGAAAGGCTCTTTCACCGGCGCTATCAACCAGAAGGCCGGCAGCTTTGAACTGGCCAATGGCGGCACCATCTTCCTGGATGAGATCGCCAACCTGCCCTATGATGTACAGGTATCCCTGCTGCGTGTGATCCAGGAAAGGAAAATGCGCCGTGTGGGTGGTACCCGTGATATATCCCTGGACGTGCGTATCATCATAGCCAGTAACGAAAGGCTCTGGGATGCCGCTCAGAAAGGCAAATTCAGGGAAGACCTTTTCCACCGCTTCAACGAGTTCACTATTGAAGTACCGCCGCTGCGCCAGCGCCGCGAAGATATCCTGGTCTTTGGCCGTCACTTCCTGACAAAAGCCAATGAAGGCCTCAGCAAAAATATCAAAGGGTTCTCTCCTGAAGTGGAGGAGATCTTCCGGAACTATGTTTGGCATGGCAACCTGCGGGAACTGAAGAACGTAGTTAAAAGGGCAGCCCTGCTGACCGATGGCGATTGGGTAGAAGTGCGCAGCCTGCCCTTTGAGATCAGCAACTACCGCAAGCTGCTGTTTGAACATGCCGGCGAAATGCCCCAGCCCGTAATGCAGGAGCCCAGCATGGCCCCCCAGCATTATGCAGCACCACAGGCGCCGGAAACAACGCCCCTGATCCCCGCTCTGAAAAGGCCTATAACAGAGAACAGTCTCAAAGAAGCCAGCATCGACCTGGAATACGAGATGATCCTCAAAGCGCTGAAGCAAACCAATTTCAACAAGAGCAAAGCGGCCAAGCTGTTGAACATAGACCGCAAAACCTTATATAACAAGATCAAATTATACCAGGAACTCAATAACCGTTAA
- a CDS encoding ATP-binding protein, whose protein sequence is MKGVGLVHNLRQKEYGQQELQIKLEELNRSNMELEEFAYVASHDLQEPLRKLSTFGERLRNRCGDQLSEEGITYLNRMMASAESMRVLIDNLLEFSRVTRNQHPFTREDLGVLVKNVVDELDLSIEDTHASVLVDPLPVVEIMPLQIRQVFSNLISNALKFRRNDIVPEIRITASRLSSEEQEILKLRSSYPYYRITVADNGIGFEEIYAERIFQLFQRLHGKTEYPGSGIGLAICRKIMDNHQGLIMAESHTGQGASFSIILPEKQFS, encoded by the coding sequence ATGAAAGGCGTAGGGCTCGTACACAATCTGAGGCAGAAGGAATACGGTCAGCAGGAACTGCAGATCAAACTGGAAGAGCTGAACCGTTCCAATATGGAGCTGGAAGAGTTTGCCTATGTGGCTTCGCATGACCTGCAGGAGCCACTCAGGAAACTGAGTACTTTCGGTGAACGGCTGCGTAACCGCTGTGGCGACCAGCTGTCCGAAGAAGGTATTACCTATCTGAACCGCATGATGGCTTCCGCTGAGAGTATGCGGGTGCTGATCGATAACCTGCTCGAATTTTCGAGGGTTACCCGGAACCAGCATCCCTTTACCCGGGAAGATCTGGGCGTACTGGTAAAAAACGTGGTGGATGAACTGGACCTGTCCATTGAAGACACCCACGCCAGCGTGCTGGTAGATCCCCTACCGGTAGTGGAGATCATGCCGCTCCAGATCAGACAGGTGTTCAGTAACCTGATCAGCAATGCACTCAAGTTCCGCCGGAATGATATAGTGCCTGAGATCCGGATAACGGCCAGCAGGCTCAGCTCTGAGGAACAGGAAATCCTTAAACTCCGTTCCTCCTATCCTTATTACAGGATCACGGTGGCTGATAATGGCATCGGTTTCGAAGAGATCTATGCTGAAAGGATCTTCCAGCTGTTCCAGCGCCTCCACGGTAAAACGGAATACCCGGGTTCCGGGATCGGGCTTGCCATCTGCAGAAAGATCATGGACAATCACCAGGGGTTGATCATGGCGGAAAGTCATACCGGTCAGGGCGCTTCCTTTTCCATCATTTTACCTGAAAAGCAATTTTCCTAA
- a CDS encoding ATP-binding protein, with amino-acid sequence MLLSAQPVKILIIDDDEDDYFITSTLIKEIGDNFQVEWCYKYNEALDHICNSEYDLYFIDYFLGARTGLDLLKEALLKSCQAPMILLTGKGNRAVDREAMIAGAADYLVKGELTSDKLERCIRYSLENARSMKALRDNELRFRNIFERSKDAIFFTDTNLQFLAVNAATTQLLEYSDQEITQLSFYELMPNKKMAGHLADIVLAKGEVDDFEIDLVSSSNEEKSCIFSATVIDNPDGTRYLQCILHDITSLRKAERSVLMAEKLAATGRLARTLAHEIRNPLTNIHLSLDHLRNEETTETQENYYNIMLRNSKRIGAIISELLDTARPTDIILRESPLQDIMDESITAAMDRIVLKNIKLQIRYPDEMIQIQADKEKLKIAFLNIIINAVEAMEEEKGELSVSITPHAQHYEVRIVDNGCGISEENLKRLFEPYFTSKRNGLGLGLAATLNILHAHHAQVDVHSVPGEGTSFVITFAR; translated from the coding sequence ATGCTGTTATCTGCCCAACCAGTAAAGATCCTGATCATCGATGATGACGAAGACGATTATTTTATTACCAGCACGCTGATAAAGGAAATTGGCGATAACTTCCAGGTGGAATGGTGTTATAAGTATAATGAGGCCCTGGACCATATCTGTAACAGCGAATACGATCTTTATTTTATAGATTATTTCCTGGGCGCCCGCACAGGCCTGGACCTGCTGAAAGAGGCCCTGCTCAAAAGCTGCCAGGCGCCTATGATCCTGCTCACCGGCAAGGGTAACCGGGCTGTGGACCGTGAGGCTATGATTGCCGGGGCCGCCGATTACCTGGTGAAAGGGGAACTGACCTCCGATAAGCTGGAGCGCTGTATCCGCTATTCGCTGGAGAACGCCCGTTCCATGAAGGCGCTGCGCGATAACGAGCTGCGCTTCCGTAATATTTTTGAACGATCCAAGGACGCTATCTTTTTCACCGATACCAACCTGCAGTTCCTGGCCGTGAATGCCGCCACTACCCAGTTGCTGGAATACAGCGACCAGGAGATCACCCAGCTCAGTTTTTATGAGCTGATGCCCAATAAAAAAATGGCTGGTCACCTGGCCGATATTGTGCTGGCAAAGGGGGAGGTGGATGATTTTGAGATTGACCTGGTCAGCAGTTCCAACGAAGAGAAGAGCTGCATTTTCTCCGCTACCGTGATCGATAATCCGGATGGCACCCGCTACCTGCAATGTATCCTGCACGATATTACCAGCCTGCGTAAAGCCGAACGCTCCGTACTGATGGCCGAAAAGTTGGCCGCTACTGGCCGGCTGGCGCGTACCCTGGCGCATGAGATCCGCAACCCGCTCACCAATATTCACCTGTCGCTGGACCATCTCCGCAACGAGGAGACCACCGAGACCCAGGAGAACTATTACAATATCATGCTGCGCAATTCAAAACGGATTGGCGCCATTATCTCCGAGTTGCTGGACACTGCGCGTCCTACCGATATCATCCTGCGGGAATCACCGCTGCAGGATATCATGGATGAGAGCATTACGGCCGCTATGGACCGGATTGTGCTCAAGAATATAAAGCTGCAGATCCGCTACCCGGATGAAATGATCCAGATCCAGGCCGACAAGGAAAAGCTCAAGATCGCCTTCCTCAATATCATTATCAACGCCGTAGAGGCCATGGAAGAAGAGAAGGGCGAGCTGTCGGTCAGCATTACGCCGCATGCACAGCATTATGAAGTGCGGATAGTGGACAATGGCTGCGGTATCAGCGAAGAAAACCTCAAACGCCTGTTTGAGCCTTATTTCACCTCCAAAAGAAATGGCCTGGGCCTTGGCCTGGCGGCCACCCTCAACATCCTGCATGCCCATCATGCCCAGGTAGATGTACATTCTGTGCCCGGAGAAGGGACCAGTTTTGTGATCACTTTCGCCCGATAG
- a CDS encoding Ku protein: protein MRAIWSGSIGFGLVNIPVKLYSAIQQSELDLDMLDKKDHANIKFQRVNAESGKVVPWANIVKAYNLDGRYVVLDDEDFQKAMPEKTKTIEILSFAEESEVDPMLFETPYYIEPDRSGSRAYSLLWSALRKSGKVGLGTFVLRTKETICLVKATDELLVLQRLRFEEEIRNPSDLNIPALTTRSTKPNELKMALSLIDQLTAPFDVSAYKDSYSDKLMKLIKAKARGKKVTTPHMKVVHSKAKDLMAQLKASLETKKKRAS, encoded by the coding sequence ATGAGAGCAATATGGTCCGGCTCAATCGGATTTGGGCTGGTAAACATCCCGGTAAAACTGTATAGCGCTATCCAGCAAAGCGAACTGGACCTGGATATGCTGGACAAAAAGGACCACGCCAATATCAAATTCCAGCGCGTCAATGCAGAATCAGGTAAAGTGGTGCCCTGGGCCAATATTGTAAAGGCCTATAACCTGGACGGGCGTTATGTAGTGCTGGACGATGAGGATTTCCAGAAAGCCATGCCGGAAAAAACAAAGACCATTGAGATCCTTTCTTTTGCAGAAGAAAGCGAGGTGGATCCCATGTTGTTTGAAACGCCTTATTATATTGAACCGGACCGGTCCGGCAGCCGCGCCTATTCGCTGCTCTGGTCGGCCCTGCGCAAGTCCGGCAAAGTGGGCCTGGGAACCTTTGTACTGCGTACCAAGGAAACCATCTGCCTGGTAAAAGCCACGGATGAGCTGCTGGTGCTGCAAAGACTTCGTTTTGAAGAAGAGATCCGCAATCCATCGGACCTGAATATTCCCGCCCTGACCACAAGATCCACCAAGCCCAATGAGCTGAAGATGGCGCTATCGCTGATTGACCAGCTGACCGCGCCATTTGATGTTTCCGCCTATAAGGACAGCTATTCAGATAAGCTGATGAAGCTGATCAAAGCCAAGGCAAGAGGTAAGAAAGTGACCACGCCGCATATGAAGGTGGTGCATTCCAAGGCCAAGGACCTGATGGCCCAACTGAAGGCCAGCCTGGAGACAAAGAAAAAGCGGGCTTCCTGA
- a CDS encoding DNA polymerase ligase N-terminal domain-containing protein, translating into MLKEYKRKRNFSHTPEPAGKKQAAGAQLRFVVQRHEATRLHYDFRLELDGVLKSWAVPKGPSMNPADKRLAVHVEDHPVDYIDFKGTIPAGNYGAGKVEVWDHGQYIAVDADLEPVSEKEALQALKKGELKFFLKGNKISGGFVLVRLHGDDKNWLLIKHKDEYASNKKFEPDPRDKKGYTRAKAAPEKPLKPEYPEPEGKEAEKKAVAAGVEKTAVKRAASKNAAAKKTVRKVLKKAAAKKASATTAAGKQTAAKKAKPKKATAASATRKKAAAKKAAAKSGSRKSAARSTRPSNR; encoded by the coding sequence ATGCTGAAAGAATATAAACGTAAACGCAATTTTAGCCATACGCCGGAGCCTGCCGGTAAAAAGCAGGCTGCCGGCGCTCAGCTGCGTTTTGTGGTCCAGCGCCATGAAGCCACCCGCCTGCATTATGATTTCCGGCTGGAGCTGGACGGAGTGCTGAAAAGCTGGGCGGTCCCTAAAGGTCCTTCCATGAATCCTGCCGATAAAAGGCTGGCTGTGCATGTGGAGGATCATCCGGTGGATTATATCGATTTTAAGGGCACTATCCCGGCGGGCAATTATGGCGCCGGCAAGGTGGAGGTCTGGGACCATGGCCAGTATATAGCCGTGGATGCGGACCTGGAGCCCGTCAGTGAAAAGGAAGCCCTGCAGGCGTTGAAAAAGGGAGAACTGAAATTTTTCCTCAAAGGGAATAAAATAAGTGGTGGCTTTGTACTGGTGCGCCTGCATGGGGATGATAAGAACTGGCTGCTCATCAAACACAAAGATGAATATGCCAGCAATAAAAAATTTGAACCCGATCCCCGGGATAAGAAAGGCTATACCCGTGCCAAAGCGGCGCCTGAAAAGCCGCTGAAGCCAGAGTATCCGGAGCCGGAAGGAAAGGAGGCTGAAAAGAAAGCAGTGGCGGCAGGCGTTGAAAAGACGGCAGTAAAACGAGCGGCTTCTAAAAATGCTGCGGCAAAAAAGACTGTCAGGAAGGTTCTTAAAAAAGCCGCCGCAAAGAAAGCGTCTGCTACAACTGCTGCAGGTAAGCAGACTGCTGCAAAGAAAGCGAAGCCAAAGAAGGCGACAGCGGCAAGCGCTACCCGAAAGAAAGCCGCTGCAAAAAAGGCTGCTGCCAAAAGCGGTTCCCGGAAATCCGCTGCCAGATCCACCCGGCCGTCCAATCGCTAA
- the ligD gene encoding non-homologous end-joining DNA ligase, with amino-acid sequence MAPLKSKTGLKKFDTAARHTRFYKPMLATLGGLPFDDPDWLFEMKWDGYRAVADWSKGKLKLYSRNGISFIDKYPIIAEALTRLKHDCVLDGEIVVMDEKGRPRFQLLQHYAEDPRWPIAYYIFDILFLKGQDLKDLPLLQRKELLQQLLKPYKNDLLRYSDHIATKGKKFFKQVMKLDFEGMVAKKADSSYHIGFRSNEWVKIKHHNTVEAVIAGFTEPRRSRKYFGALILGQYKGRELQYMGHTGTGFTQQGLKELWQQLQPLVVSRSPFAGKVKVNAPVTWVQPKLVCNIKFTEQTNEGLLRHPVFMGLRMDKKPDEVTNTD; translated from the coding sequence ATGGCGCCACTGAAAAGCAAAACTGGCCTTAAAAAGTTTGACACGGCTGCCAGGCACACCCGTTTCTACAAGCCTATGCTGGCCACATTGGGCGGCCTCCCCTTTGATGACCCTGACTGGCTGTTTGAAATGAAATGGGATGGCTACAGGGCTGTGGCTGACTGGAGCAAGGGCAAACTGAAACTCTACTCCCGCAACGGCATTTCCTTTATAGACAAATACCCCATCATTGCAGAAGCGCTCACCAGACTGAAACATGATTGTGTGCTGGACGGAGAAATTGTGGTGATGGATGAAAAGGGCCGGCCCCGTTTTCAGTTGCTCCAGCATTATGCCGAAGATCCGCGCTGGCCCATTGCCTACTATATTTTCGATATACTATTCCTCAAAGGCCAGGACCTGAAGGACCTGCCCCTGCTGCAACGCAAGGAATTGCTCCAACAGCTGCTGAAGCCTTATAAGAATGATCTTCTGCGCTATTCAGACCATATTGCAACTAAGGGCAAGAAATTCTTTAAGCAGGTCATGAAGCTGGATTTTGAAGGTATGGTGGCCAAGAAAGCAGATAGCAGCTACCATATTGGTTTCCGCAGCAATGAATGGGTGAAGATCAAGCACCACAATACCGTGGAAGCGGTGATTGCGGGTTTTACAGAACCGCGGCGCAGCCGGAAATATTTCGGCGCCCTGATCCTGGGTCAATACAAAGGCCGTGAACTGCAGTATATGGGGCATACCGGCACGGGCTTTACACAGCAGGGGCTGAAGGAACTCTGGCAGCAGCTGCAACCACTGGTAGTGAGCAGGTCGCCTTTTGCCGGTAAGGTAAAAGTGAATGCGCCTGTTACCTGGGTACAGCCCAAACTGGTATGCAATATTAAATTCACGGAGCAAACCAATGAGGGACTGCTGCGCCACCCGGTGTTCATGGGTTTGCGGATGGATAAGAAACCTGATGAAGTGACCAATACTGATTGA
- the ligD gene encoding non-homologous end-joining DNA ligase — protein MSKTATAKPRAAKQSPAEQIVKINKQELKLTNLTKLYFPKDKISKGDVIAYYDSIAPVLLPYLKNRPMSLKRNPNGIDAPAFYHKDAGEQAPDWIDTYDVYAESSNKVVNYIVCNNKATLLYLANLGCIEMNPWNSTVNKPDNPSYLIIDIDPSKKNTFDQVISVAQATQEVLNRAGAVSYCKTSGASGLHVYLPLNARYPYELAREFAEIVATLVHEQLQGITSIERSLSKRGNKIYVDYLQNSRGQTLASAYSLRPEPGATVSAPLLWKEVKAGLHPSQFTIFNIESRVKKLGDIFYMVLKKGNDLRHCLKNLGY, from the coding sequence ATGAGCAAGACAGCCACGGCAAAGCCCAGAGCGGCGAAGCAGTCGCCAGCAGAGCAGATCGTAAAGATCAACAAACAGGAACTGAAGCTGACCAATCTGACCAAACTGTATTTTCCGAAGGATAAGATCAGCAAGGGAGATGTGATCGCTTACTATGATAGCATTGCACCTGTTTTATTGCCCTACCTGAAAAACAGGCCCATGTCGCTCAAGCGGAATCCCAATGGGATTGACGCCCCTGCCTTTTACCATAAGGATGCGGGCGAGCAGGCGCCGGACTGGATAGATACCTATGATGTGTATGCGGAATCTTCCAATAAAGTGGTCAATTATATTGTGTGCAATAACAAGGCTACGCTCCTGTACCTGGCCAACCTGGGCTGCATTGAAATGAATCCCTGGAATTCTACGGTCAATAAGCCGGATAATCCGTCCTACCTGATCATTGATATTGATCCTTCCAAAAAAAATACGTTCGACCAGGTGATCTCCGTAGCCCAGGCCACGCAGGAAGTACTGAACAGGGCGGGGGCGGTGAGCTATTGCAAAACCTCCGGTGCTTCCGGTCTGCATGTGTACCTGCCGCTGAACGCCCGCTATCCGTATGAGCTGGCCCGTGAGTTTGCAGAGATCGTGGCTACGCTGGTGCATGAACAGCTGCAAGGTATAACCTCCATAGAACGGTCGCTGAGCAAGCGGGGCAATAAGATCTATGTGGACTATCTGCAAAACTCCCGCGGTCAGACCCTGGCTTCTGCATACAGCCTGCGGCCGGAGCCCGGCGCTACAGTGTCTGCTCCTTTGTTATGGAAAGAAGTAAAGGCTGGCCTGCATCCTTCGCAGTTCACTATTTTCAATATTGAAAGCAGGGTAAAAAAGCTGGGTGATATTTTCTATATGGTGCTGAAAAAAGGCAATGACCTGAGGCATTGCCTTAAAAATTTAGGTTATTGA
- a CDS encoding FAD-dependent oxidoreductase has protein sequence MDLRSDKPFALLRHGLMQVYPSLQQDISTDVAIIGAGITGSLIGWHLAKSGIPVTVVDRRHVAMGSTAASTALLQYEIDTPLQKLMKLVGEKNAVLSYLLCRQAIYDIKDLSLQLNTPTGFALRPSLQYASFKRDAHKLELECQLRKKIGINVEWLDNESLRGKFGFDKPAGMLSADGAVMDPYQFTHALLKDASTKGLQVYDNTRVEHISHEKDKVILKTEWDHTITAKQLIIACGYESQEHLPHRVEQLRSTYSIISEPLTEGQLWYKNAMIWETADPYLYLRTTEDHRIIIGGKDDPFSNPARRDANIPRKSTLLENSFRRLFPHIPFRTDFAWAGTFAGTKDGLPYIGAIPARPHTWFALGYGGNGIIFSMIAARILNDLMTGKNNPYAAIFSFDR, from the coding sequence ATGGATCTTCGTTCCGACAAACCTTTTGCTTTACTGCGCCACGGGCTGATGCAGGTATATCCTTCCCTTCAGCAGGATATCAGCACAGACGTAGCCATCATTGGCGCCGGCATCACCGGCTCACTCATTGGCTGGCACCTGGCCAAAAGCGGTATCCCGGTCACTGTAGTGGACCGCCGGCATGTAGCCATGGGCAGCACCGCCGCCAGTACCGCCCTCCTGCAATATGAAATAGATACTCCCTTGCAGAAGCTCATGAAACTGGTGGGCGAAAAAAATGCCGTACTCAGTTACCTGCTTTGCCGCCAGGCTATTTATGATATCAAGGACCTTTCTCTCCAGCTTAATACCCCTACCGGCTTTGCACTGCGACCCAGCCTCCAGTATGCCAGCTTCAAGCGCGATGCGCACAAGCTGGAACTGGAATGCCAGCTGCGGAAAAAGATCGGCATCAATGTAGAATGGCTGGACAATGAAAGCCTGCGCGGCAAATTTGGCTTCGACAAACCCGCCGGTATGCTCTCCGCCGATGGGGCTGTAATGGATCCCTACCAGTTCACCCATGCCCTGCTGAAAGATGCATCCACTAAAGGCCTGCAGGTGTATGACAATACCCGGGTAGAACATATCAGCCATGAAAAAGATAAAGTGATCCTGAAAACAGAATGGGACCATACCATCACCGCCAAACAGCTGATCATTGCCTGTGGGTATGAATCACAGGAACACCTGCCCCACCGGGTTGAACAGTTGCGCTCTACCTATTCCATCATCAGTGAGCCGTTGACAGAAGGACAGCTCTGGTATAAGAACGCCATGATCTGGGAGACCGCTGATCCCTACCTGTACCTGCGCACTACAGAAGATCACCGCATTATTATAGGTGGAAAGGATGACCCATTTTCCAACCCGGCCCGACGTGATGCCAATATTCCCCGAAAATCAACCCTGTTGGAGAACTCATTTCGACGACTTTTTCCCCATATTCCCTTCCGCACTGATTTTGCCTGGGCCGGCACTTTTGCAGGCACCAAAGACGGCCTGCCATATATTGGCGCCATACCCGCCCGGCCCCATACCTGGTTTGCCCTGGGCTACGGCGGTAACGGCATCATTTTCAGCATGATAGCCGCCAGGATCCTGAATGATCTGATGACAGGAAAAAACAATCCCTATGCTGCCATTTTTTCCTTCGACCGATAG
- a CDS encoding YihY/virulence factor BrkB family protein, translating to MKKLRRFFDILKKTVVSFLDDNGLKLSASLSYYTIFALGPVLVITISLVGIFYGKEAVQGKIYGQIKDLIGSDAAIQLQQIIKNVEYSQFQTTGIIIGLVMLLVGASGVFTEMQDSINTIWSVKAKPKKGWLKFLRNRLLSFSLVISIGFILLVSLVVSALLEAINTQLTRVFPEGIVILAYILNILIVLFVIAALFTVIFKVLPDATISWRDTFRGALFTSLLFMVGKFLISFYISRSSIGTTYGAATSIIVILLWVYYSSAILYLGAEFTKTWAIEAGNGIKPNDTAVFIIKREAREVPSSHLET from the coding sequence ATGAAGAAACTCAGACGCTTTTTTGATATTCTGAAAAAAACGGTTGTATCATTTCTTGATGATAACGGCCTTAAGCTGAGCGCCTCCCTCTCCTACTATACCATCTTTGCCCTGGGCCCCGTGCTGGTGATCACCATTTCCCTGGTGGGGATATTTTACGGCAAAGAAGCGGTGCAGGGGAAGATATACGGGCAGATCAAAGACCTGATCGGCAGCGATGCAGCCATTCAATTACAGCAGATCATCAAAAATGTGGAATACTCCCAGTTCCAGACCACCGGGATCATCATTGGCCTGGTGATGCTGCTGGTAGGCGCCAGCGGGGTATTCACAGAAATGCAGGATTCCATCAATACAATCTGGTCAGTTAAGGCCAAACCTAAAAAAGGCTGGCTCAAGTTCCTGCGGAACCGGCTGCTGTCTTTTTCATTGGTGATCTCCATCGGTTTTATCCTGCTGGTGTCCCTGGTGGTGAGTGCGCTGCTGGAAGCCATCAACACACAGCTGACAAGGGTATTCCCGGAGGGCATTGTAATATTAGCGTATATACTTAACATACTGATCGTACTGTTTGTCATTGCAGCCCTGTTCACCGTGATCTTTAAAGTGCTGCCGGACGCTACTATCAGCTGGCGGGATACTTTCCGCGGGGCTCTGTTTACTTCCCTGCTCTTCATGGTGGGTAAGTTCCTGATCAGTTTCTATATCAGCAGGTCCAGCATCGGCACAACCTACGGCGCTGCCACGTCCATTATTGTGATCCTGCTCTGGGTTTATTACTCATCGGCCATCCTGTACCTGGGCGCTGAGTTTACCAAGACCTGGGCCATAGAGGCCGGCAACGGCATCAAACCCAACGATACAGCTGTATTCATTATTAAGCGGGAAGCCAGGGAAGTCCCCAGCTCCCATCTTGAAACCTGA
- a CDS encoding lmo0937 family membrane protein yields the protein MRSILYLIAVVLIIGWLLGVFVYSATGLIHILIVLAVISLLVGIIRRGDV from the coding sequence ATGAGAAGCATATTGTACCTCATCGCCGTAGTACTGATCATTGGCTGGTTACTGGGCGTTTTCGTTTATAGCGCTACAGGATTGATCCATATCCTGATCGTACTGGCTGTTATTTCATTGTTAGTAGGGATTATCAGAAGGGGCGACGTATAA
- a CDS encoding DUF4142 domain-containing protein, with the protein MKKTMFPFAAAALLIGSLTIGCGDNQPKEEPGTKEAAEESNDQKFKTDSSEKNAQFVVDAVEANATEIRLAELALQKSSDKEVKDIAKQLVTDHTAALNDLKVLAGNKSISIPTEDPEKAKEKVKDLSEKKPADFNKAWTDQLMEKHMKTISDYERALNELSDQDIKNWINTVLPKIRAHHDKLMALNSKLKK; encoded by the coding sequence ATGAAAAAAACGATGTTCCCATTTGCAGCAGCAGCCCTCCTGATCGGATCCCTCACCATTGGCTGCGGCGATAATCAACCTAAAGAAGAGCCCGGCACCAAAGAAGCAGCAGAAGAAAGCAACGACCAGAAGTTCAAGACAGATTCCAGTGAGAAAAATGCACAGTTTGTAGTTGACGCCGTGGAAGCCAATGCCACAGAGATCCGGCTGGCAGAGCTGGCCCTGCAAAAATCATCGGATAAAGAAGTAAAAGATATTGCTAAGCAGCTGGTAACAGATCATACCGCTGCTCTGAACGACCTGAAAGTCCTGGCCGGCAATAAATCGATCAGCATTCCTACAGAAGACCCGGAAAAAGCAAAAGAGAAAGTAAAAGACCTGTCAGAGAAAAAGCCAGCAGACTTCAACAAAGCCTGGACCGATCAGCTCATGGAGAAGCACATGAAAACGATCAGTGATTATGAACGTGCGCTCAATGAGCTGAGCGACCAGGACATCAAGAACTGGATCAATACAGTATTGCCTAAGATCAGGGCCCATCATGATAAACTGATGGCGCTGAACAGCAAGCTGAAGAAATAA